GAGATACTTTTGGTAAGGGAAAATTTCTTTTGAAATGAAAGCGATAACGCTAGTTATTACAGTTTGAATTATGCGTCCGACTGGCCTCCGATGTTTATCGAGTCCGCTACAGTCCTTGGGACAGTCGTGACCGTGTACGCTCACCTCTACCCATCGCATCTTTTCTACCATCGCtaattaaatacaataataattataaaatttaatgcgCTGATATTAGCTGCCGATGAAATGGATACGTACTCGGTGGACGTGGTGTACCAAGCGATCAATGCGCTATTTCAAGGTAATAACCCCAAGGAGCAGGAAAAAGCCAACAAATGGCTACAGGACTTTCAGAAGTCGGTGAGTGGGACAGATAGATTGCGGTTAAGCCTGTTTgtgtaaatttattttcaattgctTAGATTTATTCCTGGACGATTGCGGATGAACTCTTGCATCAAAAAAGAGATCTGCACGCGAACTATTTCGCCGCCCAGACAATGCGAAACAAGATCCAAAACTCCTTCAGCGAACTTCCCCCGCACACTCACGAATCCCTGCGGGATTCTCTTATCACACACATTGGTCAAATTGACGAGCAGACTGACAATGTTATAGTGACACAACTGAGTTTGGCTGTTGCGGATCTGGCCTTGCTGATGGCCACCTGGCAGGAGCCAATTAATGATCTCCTGGTAACCCTGTCGCCCCATCCTGCTGCTGTCTGGCCTTTGCTGGAGGTATTAAAAGTTCTTCCGGAGGAAATAGACTCAAGATATCTGAGATTAGGAGCAAATCGGCGGGAGGAGGTTCACAAACAGCTGGACGCCAGTGCAGAGTGTGTTCTGAAGTTCCTGTGTATGTGCCTGCAGCGCGATGATCTCAACCAACAGCGCGTTTGGAATGCCACCCTGCGGACATACAGTGCCTGGCTGGTAATCCATGCCTTTCCAGTGGCACATATATACAATAACGCTCTCACGCAGTTGGCCTTCAGGCTTCTCACTTTGCCAGATACCTCAGGAAAGCTCCACGACAATGCCTCCGAATGTGTTTGTGCACTGCTCTCTTGTATGAACACACGCCAGGATAACATTATCGAAGGAGAGAGCTCTGTCGAGGCGCAAATCTTTGGAGCAGTGTGCTCTCTCGAAACACCTTACCACCTCAGTGTGGCACATGAGGACACTGACAAAACCATCAATTACTGCCGCATTTTTACTTCCCTGTGCGAtgcatttttctttgaaattcTCGGTGATCCCCAAAAGCCACACTATGGATTAAAGGGAGTGGATCTGGTGCTTCTTTGCGTAGGGCATTTTGACTACGAAGTTGCCGAAATAACGTTTCATCTGTGGTATAAGCTCAGCGAGGATCTCTTCCAGCGGAATGACGATCAATTGACGGCTCTGTTCCGGCCTCACATTGAGCGTTTAATCAGCGCCCTGTACCGGCACTCCCAGATGGAGAGTGACCACGATGGACTGATAGAGGAAAACAATAACTTCTATGTAAGTTAAATTACGAATTTTCATTAGCTTACATGAAGGTCTTTATACTTTCAAATTACAGGACTTTAGGCGTAAGGTCTCCGATTTAATCAAAGACGTTGCCTTTATAGTAGGATCTGGGGCATGTTTCAAACAAATGTTTCTGATACTGCAAACACCTGAAACCACTTGGGAGTCAACAGAGGCTGCTCTTTTTATTATGCAAAATGTGGCCAAGAATATATTGCCGTGAGTTAaagattaatttttcaagagtTTTTTTCTGTAACTAGTCCGTTTGCAGAGATGAAAACGAGGTTATACCCAAGGTGGTGGAAGCGATTTTAAACATGTCGGAACAAACGCACATAGCTGTTCGGTATACGGCAATTCTATTAATTGGAGAGCTCTGTGATTGGATTGAAAATCACCCGGAATCTCTGGAAGCGGTCCTAAACTTTTTACTCTACGCCCTTCAGCAGAAAAATGGATTAG
This region of Drosophila bipectinata strain 14024-0381.07 chromosome 2L, DbipHiC1v2, whole genome shotgun sequence genomic DNA includes:
- the Tnpo-SR gene encoding transportin-3 isoform X1 yields the protein MDTYSVDVVYQAINALFQGNNPKEQEKANKWLQDFQKSIYSWTIADELLHQKRDLHANYFAAQTMRNKIQNSFSELPPHTHESLRDSLITHIGQIDEQTDNVIVTQLSLAVADLALLMATWQEPINDLLVTLSPHPAAVWPLLEVLKVLPEEIDSRYLRLGANRREEVHKQLDASAECVLKFLCMCLQRDDLNQQRVWNATLRTYSAWLVIHAFPVAHIYNNALTQLAFRLLTLPDTSGKLHDNASECVCALLSCMNTRQDNIIEGESSVEAQIFGAVCSLETPYHLSVAHEDTDKTINYCRIFTSLCDAFFFEILGDPQKPHYGLKGVDLVLLCVGHFDYEVAEITFHLWYKLSEDLFQRNDDQLTALFRPHIERLISALYRHSQMESDHDGLIEENNNFYDFRRKVSDLIKDVAFIVGSGACFKQMFLILQTPETTWESTEAALFIMQNVAKNILPDENEVIPKVVEAILNMSEQTHIAVRYTAILLIGELCDWIENHPESLEAVLNFLLYALQQKNGLAPAAAMALTSICSACRKKMVCHINGLVEIARSLESFQINNDVAIGLLKGISLILTRLPRDQLQPALREIVGFQLQPLALLVEGSSEASVHKGERNDPAYWIDRACAVIRHTNPDIPDAVEHPTVAILTDAWQLISRVMDKFQTDLRIMERTCRLIRYGIRMVRKQAVLLVEPLIKQMVVLYAVQHHSCFLYVGSILVDEFAKTHECIAGLLEMLQAFIEPTFGLLQMENGLRNNPDTVDDFFRLASRYLDCCPRQLLQSNLITPIFQCALIACSLDHREANSSVMKFFINILVWGRPLDQWQQSQHRHDDCRPLVVELANQHGSALVMNLIQASVFQLHSYMLADVGEVLYELKQVVGNERMRPFLEHSLDALPKKNSGGYVTATQQQLDEFRCTVLRADSTKAISQALKTFTRLFR
- the Tnpo-SR gene encoding transportin-3 isoform X2, whose amino-acid sequence is MDTYSVDVVYQAINALFQGNNPKEQEKANKWLQDFQKSIYSWTIADELLHQKRDLHANYFAAQTMRNKIQNSFSELPPHTHESLRDSLITHIGQIDEQTDNVIVTQLSLAVADLALLMATWQEPINDLLVTLSPHPAAVWPLLEVLKVLPEEIDSRYLRLGANRREEVHKQLDASAECVLKFLCMCLQRDDLNQQRVWNATLRTYSAWLLAFRLLTLPDTSGKLHDNASECVCALLSCMNTRQDNIIEGESSVEAQIFGAVCSLETPYHLSVAHEDTDKTINYCRIFTSLCDAFFFEILGDPQKPHYGLKGVDLVLLCVGHFDYEVAEITFHLWYKLSEDLFQRNDDQLTALFRPHIERLISALYRHSQMESDHDGLIEENNNFYDFRRKVSDLIKDVAFIVGSGACFKQMFLILQTPETTWESTEAALFIMQNVAKNILPDENEVIPKVVEAILNMSEQTHIAVRYTAILLIGELCDWIENHPESLEAVLNFLLYALQQKNGLAPAAAMALTSICSACRKKMVCHINGLVEIARSLESFQINNDVAIGLLKGISLILTRLPRDQLQPALREIVGFQLQPLALLVEGSSEASVHKGERNDPAYWIDRACAVIRHTNPDIPDAVEHPTVAILTDAWQLISRVMDKFQTDLRIMERTCRLIRYGIRMVRKQAVLLVEPLIKQMVVLYAVQHHSCFLYVGSILVDEFAKTHECIAGLLEMLQAFIEPTFGLLQMENGLRNNPDTVDDFFRLASRYLDCCPRQLLQSNLITPIFQCALIACSLDHREANSSVMKFFINILVWGRPLDQWQQSQHRHDDCRPLVVELANQHGSALVMNLIQASVFQLHSYMLADVGEVLYELKQVVGNERMRPFLEHSLDALPKKNSGGYVTATQQQLDEFRCTVLRADSTKAISQALKTFTRLFR